Within Deltaproteobacteria bacterium, the genomic segment GGACGGCCGTGGAGAGAGGGCTTACGATATCTATTCCAGGCTCCTGAAAGAAAGGATCATCTTTGTCGGGACGGCGGTGGACGATGACGTGGCGAATCTCGTTATCGCCCAGATGCTCTTCCTGGAATCCGAGGACCCGGATAAGGACATTCATCTCTATATCAATTCCCCAGGAGGGGTTGTCACGGCAGGACTTGCCATTTACGATACGATGCAGTATATCAAGCCACAGGTCTCGACGTTGTGTATGGGACAGGCCGCCAGCATAGGTGCACTGTTGCTGTCGGCAGGCCAGGAGGGCAAAAGGTATGCCCTTCCCCATGCGCGTATCCTCATCCACCAACCCATGGGAGGGTTCCAGGGTCAGGCTTCGGACGTGGATATTCAGGCCAGGGAGATTCTCCGAATGAGGGAGGAGATAAACCGTATTCTTTCCAAGCACACCCACCAGACATTGGAGAAGATTGAGAAGGATACGGACAGGGATTTTTTCATGACGGGCGAGCAGGCAAAAGCTTACGGCATCATCGATGAGGTCGTCGTGAGAAGGCCTGTCTCCCCGAAAGAATCATGACATCGTTGGAGGGATACGATGGCGAAGGACAAAGAGAGCGGTAACCCGGGGTCGATTCTCCACTGCTCGTTTTGTGGGAAGAGCCAGGATGAGGTAAGGAAGCTCATTGCGGGTCCGACCGTGTACATCTGTGACGAGTGCATCGAACTGTGCAACGAGATCATCGCCGAAGAGACCGAAGAAGAGAGGCTGATTTCTTCAAAGGTGGCCGTTCCGAAGCCTGCAGAGATCAAGGCACGATTGGATGAGTATGTCATCGGTCAGGAAAGGGCCAAGAAG encodes:
- the clpP gene encoding ATP-dependent Clp endopeptidase proteolytic subunit ClpP is translated as MALIPIVVERDGRGERAYDIYSRLLKERIIFVGTAVDDDVANLVIAQMLFLESEDPDKDIHLYINSPGGVVTAGLAIYDTMQYIKPQVSTLCMGQAASIGALLLSAGQEGKRYALPHARILIHQPMGGFQGQASDVDIQAREILRMREEINRILSKHTHQTLEKIEKDTDRDFFMTGEQAKAYGIIDEVVVRRPVSPKES